From Thermococcus sp.:
CTCCCTTGCACCGCTGAAGAGCTTCGTGAAGGGCTTAACGAAGGCATAGAGCCACTCCGGGAGGTTCGCAAAGTACTTCAGGCCCCTCGCCCCCGTCTTGTCCATGTCTATTGGAGGCGAATCGGCGACGCCGCAGCAGACCCCGTTTATCTCAGCTAGGGCCCTTATCGTCAGCACCGCGCCCATGGAGAAGCCAACGAGCCCTATCCTCTTCGCACTCTCCGGGTGGTTCTCGACCAGCCACTTAACGGCCCCCCTAACGTCTTCTATCTCCCTGTCGCCGACCGTCGTGTAGTTTCCCTCGCTCTTCCCGTGGGCGCGGAAGTCGAAGGTTAAGACGTTATAGCCCTCCTTCAGCAAGAACTCGGTGACGGGCTTCATGTAGACGTCGTCCCACCTGCTCCTCGTGTAGCCGTGGAGGGGGATGACCGTCTTCTCGCTCCCGTTGTCTATCCACCATCCACTGAGCTTGAGCCCGTCCCCGCTCTCAAAGGTTACCTCCTCGTAGTCGAAGCCAAGGTCTTTAGGAGTCCAGTCTCCTATAAAGCGCGGTGGCTTCACCATCTTGTAGGCGACGAAGGCGAGGAATAGCAGAACGAAAAAGAGAAGGAGCCACAGGAGCCAGCCCACCTCCATCACTCCCCAGCAGGTTTGCTCTCAACGTCGAGGTGCTTCATGCCCCATATCAGCGGGAGCGAGATGGCTATGAATATCGCCCCGACCGGGAAGAGAACCTTGTAGTTGTTGCCCGCGAGATGGACTATGAAACCACCGACCGTTCCAGCTATGAGTATGGGGAAGGACTTCGTTGCCTCGAAGACGCCGTAGTAGCGACCGTTGTAGGCCTCCTTCTTGTACTTGGTGAGGAGGTCGCCGATGACGGGCCACGAGGTCGCCATGAGTGCTCCCCAGCCTATTCCCGCGACGGCTATAAGGGTGGTTATCTCGCCCCTCGTGGAGACAAACCAGCCAAACAGGAAAGGTATCAGGAATATCACCCCGCTGATGAGGATTGACTTCCTCCTGCCTATCCTGTCGTAGAGCGGGCCACCCACTATTGCCCCTATCAGAACGGTGACGTTGAAGAGGGCCATTATGGCGTTTCCGAGGGCGGTAACCTCCTTCGTCCCGAGCACCGATTCGAGGATTCCGAAGAGGAACACCGCGACGAACTCGAAGCTGAGCCACCAGAGCATCTGGGCGATGTAGAAGTTTAGGAAGTCCTTATCGGAGACTATGGCCTTCAGGTAGTCCCAGAGGCCCTCCTCGGGAAGCTCGCCTTCTATCCTCGGCTCCCTTATTCTGAGGGCAACGTAGATGACAGAGAATACCAGGAAGAACGCAACGAGCGCGAAGGGAATCCAGAAGTTACCCGCCTTTATCATCGCCTCAATGCCGTTTTTTATCCCCGTTGCCTTGGTGGCGCTCGCCGCGAGGAATGCTATCGAGCCGAAGAGCACGAGGTTGCCCATCCACTCGAAGAGCGTTATGACACCGCTCGCCTTACCCCTGACACCGCTCTCGATTATATCGGGCATCAGGGAGCGGTACTGTGCGACGAAGGAGTACATGAAGAAGTAAAACAGCGCCAGCAACACCG
This genomic window contains:
- a CDS encoding alpha/beta fold hydrolase, which produces MEVGWLLWLLLFFVLLFLAFVAYKMVKPPRFIGDWTPKDLGFDYEEVTFESGDGLKLSGWWIDNGSEKTVIPLHGYTRSRWDDVYMKPVTEFLLKEGYNVLTFDFRAHGKSEGNYTTVGDREIEDVRGAVKWLVENHPESAKRIGLVGFSMGAVLTIRALAEINGVCCGVADSPPIDMDKTGARGLKYFANLPEWLYAFVKPFTKLFSGARELNVMDYADKVRKPLLLIQGDSDPLIKVEEVKAFYEKNREVNPDVELWVTDAPHVRTLKLHPEEWKARVGEFFRKYL
- a CDS encoding MFS transporter produces the protein MSNGEKKFKWSVILGLALLGFSMSTGWALNKGLTFKLLEARYTEAPTVIGTVLALQGLMGLIVPPIMGYYSDIYRSRLGRRVPFILAGGILAGLTAIALYLGYIAGVSMMTFAVLLALFYFFMYSFVAQYRSLMPDIIESGVRGKASGVITLFEWMGNLVLFGSIAFLAASATKATGIKNGIEAMIKAGNFWIPFALVAFFLVFSVIYVALRIREPRIEGELPEEGLWDYLKAIVSDKDFLNFYIAQMLWWLSFEFVAVFLFGILESVLGTKEVTALGNAIMALFNVTVLIGAIVGGPLYDRIGRRKSILISGVIFLIPFLFGWFVSTRGEITTLIAVAGIGWGALMATSWPVIGDLLTKYKKEAYNGRYYGVFEATKSFPILIAGTVGGFIVHLAGNNYKVLFPVGAIFIAISLPLIWGMKHLDVESKPAGE